One Equus caballus isolate H_3958 breed thoroughbred chromosome 17, TB-T2T, whole genome shotgun sequence DNA window includes the following coding sequences:
- the LOC138918482 gene encoding ral guanine nucleotide dissociation stimulator-like — translation MPIPMAAQGVIPSLVTIFRSLELLDATMEDYVEGNVLNCRKWNEQFKLMDEIELLQEAANLYTVQPDEHFGAWFQAVEPLSKEESYSLSCQLEPRYHWVRKIRLFFKGKKNRSGQNTRPPTKGPVVVVDDPPETS, via the exons atgcccatcccgatggcggcacagggtgtcatcccctccctGGTGACGATCTTCcgttccctggagctgctggacgctacgatggaggattatgtggag ggcaatgtgctcaactgtcggaaatggaatgag caattcaaactgatggacgagatcgagctgctccaggaggctgcaaatctgtacaccgtgcagcccgacgagcactttggggcctggttccaggccgtggagcccctgagcaaggaggagag ctacagcctgtcctgccagctggagccccgataccactgggtcagaaagattcgactcttcttcaaAGGCAAGAAGAACCGCTCAGGCCAGA acaccagacccccaaccaagggcccagtggtggtggtcgatgaccctcctgagaccagctga
- the LOC138918609 gene encoding ral guanine nucleotide dissociation stimulator-like — protein sequence MQMLLGTSPVLGFPPVAKSRQAPQTSRPGSRALSLQSCTQEGVEELTDGFGYSISLDRDQLHRATINNQGCSESEDESTLSVTEACRMRALQAGMMQRLSETVLPAFPSRVLCSVITSLCSYSGSSTAHQVLDQLFPRSHLPSIPGDALIPFGTHGGSLAHCVRDAGGQDHLPK from the exons ATGCAGATGCTGCTCGGTACCTCACCTGTGCtggggtttcctcctgtggccaagtcgaggcaggcccCTCAGACCTCCCGGCccggctctcgggcactgtctttgcagagctgcacgcaGGAGGGGGTGGAAGAGCTGAcggatggcttcgggtactccatctccctggacagggaccagctgcaccgcgccaccatcaataaccagggctgctctgag agtgaagatgagtccactctgtctgtcactgaggcctgcaggatgcgtgccctccaggcaggcatgatgcagaggctctcagagactgtgctgccagccttccccagcagagtcctctgcagcgtcatcacctccctctgcagctactcaggctccagcacagcccaccaggtgctggaccagctgtttcccag gtcccatctaccctccatcccgggcgatgccctcatcccctttgggacacacggaggcagcttggcccattgcgtgcgggatgctggaggacaggaccacctcccaaagtga